One genomic window of Kosmotoga olearia TBF 19.5.1 includes the following:
- a CDS encoding type IV pilus twitching motility protein PilT, giving the protein MLINEILEKGELYNASDIHITTEEKLKYRVNGDLITDETLLIDREKMLVILSELKELTGMEMTDIDKKEIDFSFSFGHSRVRGNLFYANKLPAIALRLIPRTIKTIDEWGYPALFKEFCTPDKGLILVAGPTGSGKSTTLAAMLEFINRTRSVHIITIEDPVEYVFDPKHALIHQRELGADTNSFANGLKYALRQDPDVILVGEMRDPETMELAMTAAETGHLVFSTIHTNSAATTPERIVGVFPPHQQNQIAMQLANTLIAVIYQRLLKRKDKKGRIPIIEIMVVNQAIRNLIREKKFHQIESMMQAGAKLGMITFDDALLNAYKKGMIDLEQVKNYARDPIAISRRLMR; this is encoded by the coding sequence ATGCTTATCAATGAAATACTCGAAAAGGGTGAATTGTACAATGCTAGCGATATTCATATAACGACTGAAGAAAAATTGAAATATAGAGTAAATGGCGACCTCATTACCGATGAAACTCTTTTAATTGATCGTGAAAAAATGCTGGTTATACTTTCCGAATTAAAGGAACTAACGGGAATGGAGATGACCGATATTGATAAAAAAGAGATCGATTTCTCTTTTTCCTTCGGTCACTCGAGAGTCAGAGGCAACCTCTTTTATGCCAACAAACTTCCCGCAATAGCCCTCAGGCTTATTCCAAGAACAATTAAAACAATAGATGAATGGGGATACCCAGCACTGTTCAAGGAATTCTGTACACCCGATAAAGGGTTGATACTCGTAGCTGGGCCAACGGGTAGTGGTAAATCAACAACCCTTGCGGCAATGCTAGAATTTATAAACAGAACAAGAAGCGTCCATATCATAACAATTGAAGATCCCGTCGAATATGTCTTTGATCCTAAACACGCACTAATCCATCAACGAGAGCTTGGAGCGGATACAAATTCATTCGCCAATGGGTTGAAATACGCTTTGCGACAGGATCCAGACGTTATACTCGTTGGTGAGATGCGAGATCCAGAAACCATGGAACTTGCGATGACCGCAGCTGAAACGGGACATCTTGTGTTCTCAACCATCCATACAAACTCCGCGGCTACCACGCCTGAAAGGATCGTTGGAGTTTTTCCCCCGCACCAGCAGAACCAGATAGCTATGCAGTTAGCCAATACGCTTATAGCTGTAATATACCAGAGGTTACTTAAAAGAAAAGATAAAAAGGGACGTATTCCGATAATCGAGATTATGGTTGTAAACCAGGCTATAAGGAACCTGATAAGAGAAAAGAAATTCCATCAGATCGAGTCTATGATGCAAGCGGGTGCGAAACTAGGAATGATAACCTTCGATGATGCGCTTCTCAATGCTTACAAAAAAGGAATGATTGATTTAGAACAGGTCAAGAATTATGCCAGAGACCCAATTGCTATTTCCAGGAGGCTAATGCGATGA
- a CDS encoding alpha-amylase family glycosyl hydrolase — protein MYYELYLRSFADGNGDGIGDLKGATKKLDYLAELGVDGIWLLPITSSPAYHGYTVTDYYNINPTYGDIKDLKTFLDEAHKRKIKILLDIPLNHTSPNHIWFQRALAGEKPYVDWYLWLRNEKWLNARRPWDGQPVWSKLGGKWVYTLFGPGSPDLNYESHSLWEEIKRVLAFWLAIGFDGFRFDAAKHIFDFSMEKGYCEYQHDRNISFWKEMIDYCKKINPHSIFIGEVWDSKEIVDMYSSVFGMGFNFSLSYVIKESVSELSPWRLVEGVKNTMSNYFDENRNYDFGIFLTNHDMSRLVTYMNGNKEKALLALSTLVSLPGVPFLYYGEELGMEGEYREFYNEEQLEPFQWFEAGYGPLQAEWKACGKNLPYKGISLEYQQNVDNSYYQRVKKLFEFRKQNSWIENAMILEMQNSDGLVSIELVGNGKSAMFIHNYTMGEKIVDKNKDPILLNGYLKHGEEFLLGPLSSAVIIHK, from the coding sequence ATGTATTACGAATTGTATCTCCGTTCCTTTGCTGATGGAAACGGTGACGGTATAGGCGACTTGAAAGGAGCTACAAAAAAGCTCGATTATTTAGCGGAATTAGGTGTTGATGGCATATGGCTTCTACCAATAACATCATCACCTGCTTATCATGGATATACCGTTACGGATTATTACAATATAAACCCTACATATGGTGACATAAAAGACCTGAAAACTTTTCTCGACGAAGCCCACAAAAGAAAAATAAAGATTCTTCTGGATATACCACTAAATCACACATCTCCAAATCACATCTGGTTTCAAAGAGCCCTTGCTGGTGAGAAACCCTATGTTGATTGGTATCTGTGGTTAAGAAATGAAAAGTGGTTGAATGCCAGACGCCCCTGGGACGGTCAACCGGTCTGGAGCAAGCTGGGAGGAAAATGGGTATACACGTTATTTGGCCCGGGCAGTCCTGACTTAAATTATGAAAGCCACTCACTCTGGGAAGAGATAAAGAGGGTTCTTGCTTTCTGGCTCGCAATAGGATTTGACGGTTTTCGATTCGATGCAGCCAAGCACATATTCGATTTTTCTATGGAAAAGGGATACTGTGAATATCAGCATGATCGTAATATATCTTTCTGGAAAGAAATGATCGATTATTGTAAAAAAATCAACCCGCATAGTATATTTATCGGTGAGGTTTGGGATTCTAAAGAGATTGTCGATATGTACTCTTCCGTTTTTGGTATGGGATTTAACTTCTCTTTGTCCTATGTGATAAAAGAATCTGTTTCGGAATTATCGCCCTGGAGGTTGGTGGAAGGCGTTAAAAATACTATGTCGAACTATTTCGATGAAAACAGGAACTACGACTTCGGAATCTTTCTTACCAATCACGATATGAGTAGGCTGGTTACCTATATGAATGGAAATAAGGAAAAAGCCCTGTTAGCACTTTCAACGCTTGTTTCCCTTCCTGGTGTACCGTTTCTTTATTACGGTGAAGAACTGGGAATGGAAGGTGAATACAGAGAGTTTTATAACGAGGAACAGTTGGAACCTTTCCAGTGGTTTGAAGCGGGGTACGGCCCTTTGCAGGCAGAATGGAAGGCTTGCGGTAAAAATCTGCCGTACAAGGGAATATCTCTTGAATATCAGCAAAACGTCGATAACTCATACTATCAAAGAGTCAAGAAATTATTTGAATTCCGAAAACAAAATTCATGGATAGAAAACGCAATGATACTGGAGATGCAAAATTCAGATGGATTAGTTAGTATAGAATTGGTAGGTAACGGAAAAAGTGCAATGTTTATTCATAACTACACGATGGGCGAAAAAATAGTAGACAAAAATAAAGATCCTATACTTCTTAATGGTTATCTAAAACATGGAGAAGAGTTTTTATTGGGACCTTTAAGCTCAGCGGTCATCATCCATAAATAA
- a CDS encoding cation diffusion facilitator family transporter, protein MEYNNRDKIANKGSIVGVVGNLILSVGKIVTGLFTGSMAILADGLDSAIDVMTSMVTLASTRIASKPPDREHPYGHERAEAIAAKIIAMIVLFAGGELAITSIKKLFLEAPVINNLGLVLGVALMSALGKYFLYRYKLNIGKKINSSVFIADAVNMRSDILISLSVFGGIFLIMLTGLTILDTIVGLIVSAFVIKSAVEIFLQSSTELMDGIPGNDNIYKRVFEAVNTVEGASNPHKVRIRKMGHKYLVDMDIEVDGNLTVQKAHEIAKEIEEAIMNNEKSVYDVHVHIEPLGNIESENFGISVETTRKDRHTKG, encoded by the coding sequence ATGGAGTACAATAACAGGGATAAAATCGCGAATAAAGGATCTATCGTCGGAGTCGTAGGAAATCTCATTCTTTCTGTCGGAAAGATTGTTACCGGCTTATTTACGGGAAGTATGGCTATCCTCGCTGATGGTCTTGATTCTGCCATCGATGTGATGACATCCATGGTTACCCTCGCATCAACTAGAATCGCAAGCAAACCCCCAGATAGAGAACACCCTTACGGCCACGAAAGAGCTGAAGCGATAGCAGCGAAGATTATTGCTATGATTGTTCTCTTTGCTGGTGGTGAACTTGCCATTACTTCGATTAAAAAGTTGTTTTTAGAAGCACCTGTAATAAATAACCTTGGCCTCGTTTTAGGAGTCGCATTGATGTCGGCTCTGGGAAAATATTTTCTTTACAGATACAAACTCAATATTGGAAAGAAGATAAACAGCAGCGTTTTCATCGCTGATGCGGTAAATATGAGAAGTGATATACTTATATCCCTTTCTGTTTTTGGTGGAATATTTCTTATTATGTTGACAGGGTTAACTATCCTGGACACAATAGTGGGATTGATTGTTTCCGCCTTTGTTATAAAAAGCGCTGTGGAAATATTCTTACAGAGCAGTACAGAACTGATGGATGGGATTCCTGGCAACGACAATATTTACAAAAGAGTCTTCGAAGCGGTAAATACAGTTGAAGGCGCTTCAAATCCACACAAAGTTAGAATCAGGAAAATGGGGCATAAATATCTCGTAGATATGGATATTGAGGTTGATGGAAACCTTACCGTACAAAAAGCCCACGAAATCGCAAAAGAGATAGAAGAAGCTATAATGAACAATGAGAAGAGCGTTTATGATGTACATGTTCATATCGAACCTCTTGGGAACATCGAATCTGAAAATTTCGGTATATCCGTTGAAACAACCAGAAAAGACCGACATACTAAAGGATAA
- a CDS encoding HD domain-containing phosphohydrolase yields MPDTIGKNTRDFIQQFHQLFIELCEVMPNSFNDLITEALKRTTDFLEVIEVSIAFEEENGLKILTSNNTKELLQTYQNEALQKLVFTDNGMKKLAIEKAKKLMPWLTHSGGTLCIVPLNTVKNKLAFIYILMDNFSESVEFNPQFVEYISLFFSTLLLFSRIGGIKDLIETIFTQSPHPMWLQNKSGEFLLFNNRFLKLLKKSRNELKGKKPAEILSGKDINIFYEIFEQALREKKTITKEWITETSGIPKAYQLIEVPFKLGNDYFVTGICVNKEQQEKLKRENAQLKNALVNSLAIQAENVLEQADLHLELISECSAIIAFQLKETGYNIDSAFLANIRLASKLHDIGFQKIPENILRKPVKLNPNEWQLLKKHTIAGAEFLRKLREENCPQNLLLKMAESIALNHHEWYDGSGYPCSLIREEIPLEARIIAIADTYSALRVDRPYRKAKTHPETLEIIKNEEGTHFDPEIVEAFMKVESEIEALFERMLEQY; encoded by the coding sequence ATGCCGGATACAATAGGTAAAAATACCCGTGATTTCATTCAGCAATTTCATCAACTATTTATTGAACTTTGCGAAGTTATGCCAAACAGTTTCAACGATCTTATAACCGAAGCACTTAAGAGAACAACTGATTTTCTTGAAGTTATAGAGGTTTCAATTGCTTTTGAAGAAGAAAACGGGTTAAAGATTTTAACCTCCAATAATACGAAAGAACTCTTACAAACTTACCAGAACGAGGCACTCCAGAAACTTGTTTTTACCGATAACGGAATGAAGAAGTTGGCCATAGAAAAAGCGAAAAAACTCATGCCATGGCTCACACATTCCGGGGGCACACTTTGCATTGTGCCGCTAAACACCGTAAAAAATAAACTTGCCTTCATATACATTTTGATGGATAATTTTTCAGAAAGTGTGGAGTTTAATCCGCAGTTCGTTGAATATATAAGCCTGTTTTTTTCCACTCTGCTGCTCTTCTCAAGAATCGGGGGTATAAAAGATTTGATTGAAACCATATTTACTCAGAGTCCTCACCCAATGTGGTTACAGAATAAATCAGGAGAGTTTCTACTTTTCAACAACAGGTTCCTGAAACTCTTAAAAAAATCCAGAAACGAGTTGAAGGGAAAGAAACCCGCTGAAATACTTTCCGGCAAGGACATAAACATATTTTATGAAATATTTGAGCAAGCACTCAGGGAGAAAAAAACTATCACAAAAGAATGGATAACAGAGACTTCTGGAATTCCTAAAGCTTACCAACTGATAGAAGTCCCTTTTAAACTGGGTAACGATTATTTCGTCACCGGTATTTGTGTAAATAAAGAACAACAGGAAAAACTCAAGCGCGAAAATGCTCAGCTTAAGAATGCTCTTGTTAATAGCCTCGCAATTCAAGCTGAAAATGTTCTGGAACAGGCAGATTTACATCTCGAACTGATATCCGAATGCTCGGCGATTATAGCTTTCCAACTTAAAGAGACGGGATATAATATAGACTCAGCCTTTCTTGCCAACATCCGGCTTGCTTCAAAGCTTCACGATATTGGGTTCCAGAAAATCCCGGAGAATATACTGAGAAAACCAGTCAAACTAAACCCAAACGAATGGCAGCTGCTGAAAAAACATACTATTGCCGGTGCTGAATTCTTGCGCAAGCTCCGCGAAGAAAACTGCCCTCAAAACCTTCTCTTAAAGATGGCCGAAAGCATCGCCCTAAACCACCACGAGTGGTATGATGGAAGTGGTTATCCATGTTCTTTAATTAGAGAAGAAATCCCTTTAGAAGCAAGAATCATTGCCATTGCAGATACTTACAGCGCTTTAAGGGTTGATAGACCTTACCGAAAAGCGAAAACACATCCTGAAACCCTTGAGATAATAAAAAATGAGGAAGGAACGCATTTTGATCCAGAAATCGTTGAAGCGTTTATGAAGGTAGAAAGCGAAATAGAAGCATTGTTTGAAAGAATGCTTGAACAGTATTGA
- the rbr gene encoding rubrerythrin, with amino-acid sequence MGKLDGTRTLENLMKAFAGESQARMRYTYFASIAKKEGYEQIAAIFQETADNEKEHAELFYKHIVKNVDELPVTIHVDADYPVELRSTLENLKASATGENEEWTKLYPKFADIAEEEGFKDIANTFRQVAKVEERHEARYLKLAKNVEEGKVFKKNKKVLWKCRNCGYVLEAEEAPEKCPACQHARSYFELFVENY; translated from the coding sequence GTGGGAAAACTTGACGGTACCAGAACACTTGAAAACCTTATGAAAGCTTTTGCTGGAGAATCTCAAGCAAGAATGAGGTACACCTATTTTGCCTCCATCGCCAAAAAAGAAGGATACGAACAGATAGCGGCGATTTTTCAGGAAACGGCGGATAACGAGAAAGAACACGCAGAACTCTTTTACAAACATATTGTTAAAAACGTCGATGAGCTTCCCGTTACTATCCATGTAGATGCCGATTACCCGGTTGAGTTGCGTAGCACTCTTGAAAACCTAAAGGCGTCAGCTACTGGCGAAAACGAGGAGTGGACAAAACTCTACCCAAAGTTTGCCGACATCGCTGAAGAAGAAGGGTTCAAAGATATCGCCAATACATTCAGACAAGTCGCAAAAGTGGAAGAAAGGCACGAAGCAAGATATCTAAAGCTGGCAAAAAACGTAGAGGAAGGAAAAGTGTTCAAAAAAAACAAAAAAGTTCTCTGGAAATGTAGAAACTGCGGTTATGTTCTTGAAGCTGAAGAAGCACCGGAAAAGTGCCCCGCCTGCCAACATGCGAGAAGCTACTTTGAACTTTTTGTCGAAAACTATTGA
- a CDS encoding phosphoenolpyruvate carboxykinase (ATP), which translates to MATISGVKREDVRKENPLFSRFRVTIETPFYGNNVVNVTSLKEAYKLAKNSPGTIVTDLEIFEPEKLGLDPGSKVLLFNDGAVYGRAAAARRILGQKGVNPDKYASLLREAVYNTRYRNLYHAQAFVGLHEDFIVRAHILIPEGYENLLYNWLLNFQPVTETYIEMYRRSRIFENEGDIFVFSDPDWSDPEHPLGLSFFDTEHNCAALLGMRYFGEFKKGTLTLAWSIASRNGYVACHGGQKRYNLPDGRKFVVGVFGLSGSGKSTITHAHHGDKYDVTILHDDAFIISLEDGSSVALEPSYFDKTADYPLTSPDNKYLLSVQNVGATLDDKGKVVIVTEDIRNGNGRAIKSRLWSPNRVDKFDEPVSAIIWLMKDNSLPPVLKVTNPILASAMGATLATKRTSAERLPPGVDMNALVFEPYANPFRTYPLSHDYYGFKELFESRNVACYIFNTGYFLDKKVTKELTLSLLESIIEGSAKFKKWGKFSDFEILEVEGFIPDFSDEDYKDLLEKRIKDRINFVISKESERGGFDKLPPEVLESLEKLIVELE; encoded by the coding sequence ATGGCAACTATTTCCGGGGTAAAAAGGGAAGATGTAAGAAAGGAAAACCCACTTTTTTCGAGGTTTAGAGTCACGATAGAAACACCTTTTTATGGAAACAATGTTGTTAATGTTACTTCTCTGAAAGAAGCGTACAAACTTGCAAAAAACTCACCCGGAACTATTGTTACAGATTTAGAGATTTTTGAACCGGAGAAACTTGGGCTTGACCCAGGGTCTAAGGTTCTTCTCTTCAATGATGGAGCGGTTTACGGAAGAGCCGCTGCTGCCAGAAGAATACTGGGTCAGAAAGGTGTGAATCCTGACAAGTATGCCTCTTTGCTGAGAGAGGCTGTGTACAACACGAGATATCGCAACCTATATCATGCGCAGGCTTTTGTTGGTCTTCATGAGGATTTCATCGTAAGAGCTCATATATTGATTCCTGAAGGGTATGAGAACCTTTTGTATAACTGGCTTCTGAATTTTCAGCCTGTGACCGAAACCTATATTGAGATGTACAGGCGTTCAAGAATCTTCGAAAATGAGGGCGATATCTTTGTGTTTTCTGATCCGGATTGGTCTGACCCTGAGCACCCTCTGGGATTGTCTTTCTTCGATACAGAGCATAACTGCGCTGCCTTACTCGGAATGCGCTATTTTGGGGAGTTCAAAAAGGGAACGTTGACGCTCGCCTGGAGCATTGCCAGCCGAAATGGGTACGTAGCATGCCATGGCGGGCAAAAGCGGTACAACCTTCCTGACGGCAGGAAGTTCGTTGTTGGTGTTTTCGGGCTCTCTGGTTCCGGGAAATCCACCATCACCCATGCACATCACGGTGATAAATACGACGTTACCATTTTGCATGATGACGCCTTCATAATATCCCTTGAGGACGGTTCTTCGGTGGCTCTTGAGCCGTCTTATTTCGATAAGACAGCCGACTATCCTTTAACATCTCCAGACAACAAATACCTTCTCAGTGTTCAGAATGTAGGTGCGACCCTCGATGATAAGGGAAAGGTGGTTATTGTAACTGAAGATATCCGGAATGGTAACGGTAGGGCGATAAAGTCGCGTTTATGGTCTCCGAACAGAGTGGATAAGTTTGATGAACCCGTCAGCGCGATCATCTGGCTCATGAAAGATAATAGTCTGCCTCCCGTACTTAAGGTGACCAACCCGATCCTGGCATCTGCGATGGGAGCGACTCTCGCAACAAAGAGAACCTCCGCCGAAAGACTCCCCCCTGGCGTTGATATGAATGCGCTTGTATTTGAACCGTATGCGAATCCTTTCAGAACATATCCGCTTTCTCATGATTACTATGGTTTTAAGGAACTTTTTGAATCGCGAAATGTTGCGTGTTACATATTCAATACCGGTTATTTCCTCGATAAGAAGGTTACAAAGGAGCTTACACTCTCACTATTAGAAAGCATAATTGAAGGAAGCGCAAAGTTTAAAAAATGGGGAAAATTCAGTGATTTTGAAATACTCGAAGTTGAAGGGTTTATACCTGATTTCAGTGATGAAGATTATAAAGATTTGCTGGAGAAAAGGATAAAGGACAGAATTAACTTCGTGATTTCGAAAGAAAGCGAGAGAGGCGGTTTTGATAAGTTACCTCCAGAGGTTCTGGAAAGTCTGGAAAAGCTCATTGTGGAGCTTGAATAA
- the rmuC gene encoding DNA recombination protein RmuC codes for MSWIITLVALVVTIIMAISALKLYKELKKNIEEKSKFEHYREENQNLLKEIDSLRAENEHLKIEKAKYEKDIESLDDKLSWLEKAKEELEKNFKALASDVALKNTESFLNQANDKLKGLIDNQKTELEKLLDPLKNNLDTLQNNIREIESKREKAYGGLEKRLEELSRVHNELQTGITKLTSSLKSTTARGRWGEFQLKRIVELAGMTAHIDFEEQEVTEAGRPDMIIKLPNGGVIPVDAKAPLNAYLEAMECQSDEEKKKKLNEHIKNLRKTITNLGSKAYWEQFQQSPDFVIMFVPLEAAVSAAFEMDPTLLEDAVKRKVLITTPITLLALLKSVAYGWQQFQLTENAKKIAEEGKELYKRLSKFLNDVDTVGKRLKSLVQAYNTAVGSLETRLLPRARKFKEYSEIEGEEPDIQPLEVDPRPINAPELSEEE; via the coding sequence TTGAGTTGGATTATCACACTGGTAGCGCTTGTGGTTACAATCATAATGGCTATCTCGGCTTTAAAATTGTACAAAGAACTGAAAAAAAACATCGAGGAAAAATCGAAATTCGAACACTACCGTGAAGAGAATCAAAATCTGTTGAAAGAAATAGACTCCCTGAGAGCCGAAAACGAACATCTAAAGATCGAGAAAGCAAAATACGAGAAAGACATAGAATCACTCGATGATAAACTGAGCTGGCTTGAAAAAGCAAAGGAAGAACTCGAAAAGAACTTTAAAGCTCTCGCAAGCGATGTCGCGTTGAAAAATACTGAGAGCTTCCTGAATCAAGCAAACGACAAACTTAAAGGCCTTATAGACAATCAAAAAACCGAACTTGAAAAACTCCTTGACCCTCTGAAAAATAACCTAGATACTCTTCAAAACAACATCAGAGAGATTGAAAGCAAGCGTGAAAAGGCCTATGGCGGTCTTGAAAAACGCCTTGAAGAACTGTCGCGGGTACACAATGAACTGCAGACAGGTATTACAAAATTAACCTCTTCTCTGAAATCCACCACCGCACGGGGACGCTGGGGAGAATTCCAGCTTAAGAGAATCGTTGAACTTGCGGGAATGACTGCTCACATAGATTTCGAGGAACAGGAAGTTACCGAGGCCGGAAGACCCGACATGATAATAAAATTACCCAACGGTGGCGTTATTCCCGTAGATGCAAAGGCACCGTTAAACGCTTATCTGGAAGCAATGGAATGCCAGAGCGATGAGGAAAAGAAGAAAAAACTCAACGAACACATCAAAAACCTGAGAAAAACCATTACAAATCTCGGTTCCAAAGCTTATTGGGAACAATTCCAGCAATCACCAGATTTCGTAATCATGTTTGTTCCTTTAGAAGCAGCGGTGAGTGCCGCTTTTGAAATGGATCCCACTCTTCTAGAAGACGCAGTTAAAAGAAAGGTTCTCATAACCACACCAATAACTCTCCTGGCTTTGTTGAAATCAGTCGCTTACGGTTGGCAACAATTCCAGCTCACGGAGAATGCCAAGAAAATAGCAGAAGAAGGCAAAGAATTGTACAAAAGGCTCAGTAAATTTCTGAACGATGTCGACACAGTCGGAAAGAGATTGAAGTCACTGGTACAGGCTTACAACACAGCCGTCGGTTCACTGGAAACCCGACTACTCCCAAGAGCAAGAAAATTCAAAGAGTATTCAGAGATAGAAGGAGAAGAACCCGACATTCAGCCGCTGGAGGTTGACCCCAGACCAATAAACGCCCCAGAATTAAGCGAAGAGGAATAG
- a CDS encoding damage-control phosphatase ARMT1 family protein, translated as MRSSIECIPCNMSSLIRILKKANVSPEAQQKAVKRFMERLLSLDSFDLTPVHMGHEIRCVISELFGEVDLYREMKDSANELLLSLYDDLKAEVLKSSNPIETALRFSVAGNIIDFAPGHEINVMRTLKESIKTGFAVNDLDKLLADLEKAKSILVIGDNCGEAVLDKLFLELLDIPVKYFAVRSAPVLNDVTIREARLIGIEEVATVIESGTNAPGTLLDRITPKFKDILYSSDVVISKGQGNFESLSDLDREIYFLLMAKCDVVSGYIGVEKGSFIALKGGKR; from the coding sequence TTGAGGAGTTCTATCGAATGTATTCCGTGTAATATGAGTTCGTTGATCCGTATCCTGAAAAAAGCTAATGTGAGCCCTGAGGCGCAGCAGAAAGCGGTTAAGAGATTCATGGAGAGGCTCTTAAGTCTCGATAGTTTTGATCTGACTCCTGTTCATATGGGGCACGAGATAAGGTGCGTTATCTCCGAGCTTTTTGGAGAAGTTGATCTGTACCGCGAAATGAAGGATTCAGCTAATGAGTTGCTACTTTCTCTGTATGATGATTTGAAAGCTGAAGTTTTGAAATCTTCAAATCCTATCGAAACTGCTTTGAGATTTTCTGTTGCCGGTAACATCATAGATTTTGCGCCGGGGCATGAAATAAATGTTATGAGAACCCTTAAGGAATCCATTAAAACGGGGTTTGCGGTCAATGACCTCGACAAACTTTTGGCAGATCTGGAAAAGGCAAAGAGTATCCTGGTAATAGGGGATAATTGTGGAGAAGCTGTTCTGGATAAACTTTTTCTTGAATTGCTTGATATCCCTGTTAAGTACTTCGCTGTAAGAAGTGCCCCTGTTCTCAATGATGTAACTATCAGGGAAGCGAGGCTCATAGGTATCGAAGAGGTCGCAACTGTTATAGAAAGTGGTACCAATGCTCCGGGCACGCTTCTAGACAGAATTACTCCGAAGTTCAAAGATATTCTTTACAGTTCTGATGTCGTTATCTCTAAAGGCCAGGGAAATTTTGAGAGTTTAAGTGATCTGGACAGGGAGATCTATTTCTTGTTAATGGCAAAATGTGATGTGGTCAGCGGTTATATCGGAGTTGAAAAGGGGAGCTTTATCGCTTTGAAAGGGGGCAAGCGATAG